One window of Microcoleus vaginatus PCC 9802 genomic DNA carries:
- the lpxD gene encoding UDP-3-O-(3-hydroxymyristoyl)glucosamine N-acyltransferase — translation MKFSEIVQKLNLASSRTLTASVATDPDITGAAPVDEAAPGTISYIEGAKFAVHTATTNASALILPLDESLQAQCDDRNIAWIAAPDPRLLFAETIAIFYQPFRPASEIHPSATVHPSAEISENVYIGPNVVIQPKVKIGSNVCIHPNVVIYPDAEIGEGTVLHANCVIHERTRIGANCVIHSGAAIGSEGFGFVPTATGWVKMEQSGCTVLEEGVEVGCNSTIDRPAVGETRIGQNTKIDNLVHVGHGCQVGKNCAFAAHVGMAGGVKIGNNVILAGQVGIANQAKIGDGAIATAKAGIHSDVPAGAIVTGVPAIPHKLFLKAAAVYNRLPEMYQSLRQIQRKLDR, via the coding sequence ATGAAGTTTAGCGAAATAGTACAAAAACTTAACTTAGCCAGCAGTCGCACCCTCACAGCGTCGGTTGCTACCGATCCAGATATTACAGGCGCGGCCCCTGTTGATGAAGCTGCACCCGGTACTATCAGTTACATAGAAGGTGCTAAATTTGCCGTTCATACAGCCACTACAAATGCTTCGGCTTTAATTTTACCCTTAGATGAAAGCCTCCAAGCTCAATGTGACGATCGCAATATTGCTTGGATTGCCGCACCAGATCCGCGATTGCTGTTTGCTGAAACGATCGCCATTTTCTATCAACCGTTTCGCCCAGCATCCGAAATTCATCCCTCAGCCACGGTTCACCCATCAGCAGAAATTAGTGAAAATGTCTATATTGGCCCCAACGTCGTTATTCAACCAAAAGTCAAAATTGGCAGCAACGTTTGCATTCATCCAAATGTCGTAATTTACCCTGATGCGGAAATAGGCGAAGGCACTGTTTTACACGCTAACTGCGTCATTCACGAACGCACTCGCATCGGGGCAAATTGCGTGATTCACAGCGGTGCGGCGATCGGCAGCGAAGGTTTTGGGTTCGTGCCGACAGCCACAGGATGGGTGAAAATGGAGCAGTCTGGCTGCACGGTATTAGAAGAGGGCGTTGAGGTTGGCTGCAACAGCACGATCGACCGGCCCGCTGTCGGAGAAACCCGCATCGGCCAGAATACAAAAATCGACAATTTAGTACACGTAGGTCACGGCTGTCAAGTAGGGAAAAATTGTGCGTTTGCCGCTCACGTTGGCATGGCCGGCGGAGTAAAAATTGGCAACAATGTAATTTTGGCAGGTCAAGTGGGAATTGCTAATCAAGCCAAAATCGGAGATGGGGCAATCGCCACTGCTAAAGCCGGAATTCACAGCGACGTGCCCGCAGGTGCGATCGTGACGGGAGTTCCAGCAATTCCCCACAAACTATTTCTCAAAGCCGCAGCCGTCTACAACCGCTTGCCGGAAATGTACCAGTCTTTGAGGCAAATTCAGCGCAAGCTCGATCGGTAG
- a CDS encoding DUF1232 domain-containing protein, with the protein MNFSIQSVYNWYRETLRNPKYRWWIILGTLAYLVSPIDIAPDFLPVVGQIDDVAIAVLLISEVSQMAIDYFKSRQTETASASEATGAHYSEAQGSTVDVDAVSVK; encoded by the coding sequence ATGAACTTTTCTATACAATCTGTTTACAACTGGTATCGCGAAACCCTCCGCAACCCCAAATACCGCTGGTGGATTATTCTGGGAACGCTGGCATATTTGGTAAGCCCGATCGACATTGCCCCAGACTTTCTCCCCGTCGTCGGACAAATTGACGATGTGGCAATTGCTGTCTTGCTGATTTCCGAAGTGTCCCAAATGGCGATCGACTACTTTAAATCCCGCCAAACAGAGACAGCCTCAGCATCCGAAGCCACCGGTGCCCATTATTCTGAAGCCCAAGGCAGCACCGTTGACGTAGATGCAGTTTCTGTAAAATAA
- a CDS encoding FHA domain-containing protein: MNNASPLIQTITPERWAGFSMDFIGAGYTGLLVKNGRAVRTLKSGRHFSFALPLLEQSQIVLVDTKLRNLDVQSHGDFLSKDRFLIDATLTVIYQVIDPKRVALELSDPLAVLASAVKDCMGLAIGQIPLQQLISQGRLLLRQNLLDRIQDFYTLGFNLEDVRIGDVSFPETNGVIRQVEGMSARQEAENAAALQMRIAEAGRPIVPQSPVQQLNLISGNSPASLPASDTAAGFDRDLQRLTDQLAQNSLPPGRNPPQLAPTVLASSDRKTTAYLIYKLSGEAIALTANPFTIGREPTNTLVLQDPQSSRYHAQIRRATDELGKQRYQLVDSGSSNGTFVGGQRLAANEPFWLPNGCEIAIGDQKWIFQNS; this comes from the coding sequence ATGAACAACGCTTCTCCCCTGATTCAAACGATAACTCCAGAACGCTGGGCCGGGTTTAGTATGGACTTTATAGGGGCGGGTTACACGGGTTTGTTGGTCAAAAACGGCCGCGCCGTGCGTACCCTGAAATCCGGGCGGCATTTCAGCTTCGCCCTTCCCCTGCTGGAACAGTCTCAAATTGTCCTCGTAGACACCAAACTCCGCAATTTGGATGTACAGTCGCACGGAGATTTTTTATCTAAGGATCGATTTTTAATTGATGCCACCCTGACTGTTATTTATCAAGTGATAGATCCGAAACGAGTAGCTTTGGAATTGTCCGATCCTCTAGCTGTTTTAGCAAGTGCAGTTAAGGATTGTATGGGATTAGCGATCGGGCAAATACCCCTACAACAGCTTATCAGTCAAGGACGGCTGTTGCTGCGCCAAAATTTGCTCGATCGCATCCAAGATTTTTATACTCTGGGTTTTAACTTAGAAGACGTGCGAATTGGCGATGTCAGCTTTCCCGAAACCAACGGAGTTATTCGCCAAGTTGAGGGAATGAGTGCCCGACAGGAAGCAGAAAATGCCGCCGCCCTGCAAATGAGAATTGCCGAAGCAGGCCGTCCGATTGTTCCTCAATCTCCCGTACAGCAGTTAAACTTAATTTCAGGTAATTCTCCTGCGAGTCTTCCAGCTTCTGACACAGCAGCAGGGTTCGATCGAGATTTACAACGACTGACAGACCAACTTGCTCAAAACAGTCTCCCTCCTGGGAGAAATCCTCCTCAACTTGCACCAACGGTACTCGCAAGCAGCGATCGCAAAACAACCGCATATTTAATCTACAAACTTTCTGGAGAGGCGATCGCCCTAACAGCCAATCCCTTTACAATTGGACGCGAACCAACCAACACTTTAGTATTACAAGATCCGCAAAGTTCGCGCTACCACGCTCAAATCCGCCGCGCCACTGACGAACTTGGCAAACAGCGGTATCAGCTTGTCGATAGCGGCAGTTCCAACGGCACTTTTGTGGGTGGGCAGAGGCTGGCTGCTAACGAGCCTTTTTGGCTGCCAAATGGCTGCGAAATTGCGATCGGCGACCAAAAATGGATCTTTCAAAATTCGTGA
- a CDS encoding N-acetyltransferase — translation MSTKDISWRGSSVTEAAFAILEYGFQTLGLDRIVALSKSENIASPRVMPKVGI, via the coding sequence GTGAGTACAAAAGATATAAGCTGGAGGGGGAGTTCGGTAACTGAAGCAGCGTTTGCTATCTTAGAATACGGGTTTCAAACTCTCGGACTCGATCGCATTGTAGCGCTTTCTAAATCTGAAAATATTGCTTCGCCGCGCGTGATGCCAAAAGTGGGAATCTAG